A genome region from Thermoanaerobacterium xylanolyticum LX-11 includes the following:
- a CDS encoding 4Fe-4S dicluster domain-containing protein produces MFKFNTDVQMLKYEVLYNVAKLTLEDRLEDEYDEIPYEIIPGTKPRFRCCVYKERAIIEQRTKVAMGKNLKRTMKHAVDGEEPIIQVLDIACEECPIKRYRVTEACRGCITHRCTEVCPKGAITIINKKANIDYDKCIECGRCKDACPYNAISDNLRPCIRSCSAKAITMDEELKAAINYEKCTSCGACTVACPFGAITDKSYIVDIIRAIKSGKKVYALVAPAIASQFKDVTVGQIKSALKEFGFVDVIEVALGADFVAMEEAKEFSHKIKDIKVMTSSCCPAFVAHIKKSYPELSQNISTTVSPMTAISKYIKKHDPMAVTVFIGPCTAKKSEVMRDDVKGITDFAMTFEEMVAVLDAAKIDMKEQPDVEVDDATLFGRKFARSGGVLEAVVEAVKEIGADVEVNPVVCNGLDECNKTLKIMKAGKLPNNFIEGMACVGGCIGGAGVINNNVNQAKLAVNKFGDSSYHKNIKDRISQFDTDDVDFHVDHGEDESSETSFKEA; encoded by the coding sequence TTGTTTAAGTTTAACACAGATGTTCAGATGTTAAAGTACGAGGTACTTTACAACGTTGCGAAATTGACTCTTGAAGATAGGCTTGAAGATGAATACGACGAAATACCTTATGAGATAATACCGGGAACTAAACCGAGATTTAGGTGTTGTGTGTATAAAGAAAGAGCTATAATTGAACAAAGAACCAAAGTTGCTATGGGGAAAAATTTAAAGCGTACTATGAAACACGCAGTGGACGGAGAAGAGCCAATAATTCAGGTTTTAGATATTGCCTGTGAAGAATGTCCAATTAAAAGGTATCGTGTCACTGAAGCTTGTAGAGGGTGTATTACTCACAGGTGTACAGAGGTATGTCCAAAAGGTGCCATAACGATAATCAACAAAAAGGCAAACATCGATTATGACAAGTGCATAGAATGTGGTAGATGCAAAGATGCGTGCCCATACAATGCAATTTCTGACAATTTGAGGCCATGCATTAGATCTTGTTCAGCAAAAGCCATAACTATGGATGAAGAATTGAAAGCTGCCATAAATTACGAAAAGTGTACTTCATGTGGTGCTTGTACAGTGGCATGTCCATTTGGAGCTATAACAGACAAGTCTTATATTGTTGACATTATAAGGGCGATTAAGAGTGGGAAAAAAGTTTATGCGTTGGTAGCGCCAGCCATAGCATCTCAATTTAAAGATGTAACAGTGGGGCAGATAAAATCTGCTTTGAAAGAATTTGGTTTTGTCGATGTGATTGAAGTTGCTCTTGGGGCAGATTTTGTAGCTATGGAAGAGGCAAAAGAATTTAGCCATAAAATAAAAGACATAAAAGTCATGACAAGTTCATGTTGTCCTGCCTTTGTGGCACACATAAAGAAAAGCTATCCTGAGCTATCGCAAAACATATCGACAACTGTATCTCCAATGACAGCTATATCAAAATACATTAAAAAACACGATCCTATGGCAGTGACAGTATTCATAGGTCCATGTACTGCAAAGAAATCGGAAGTCATGAGAGATGACGTAAAGGGTATAACGGATTTTGCCATGACATTTGAAGAGATGGTTGCTGTATTAGATGCGGCAAAAATAGACATGAAAGAACAGCCAGATGTGGAAGTGGATGATGCTACGCTTTTTGGAAGAAAGTTTGCAAGATCGGGAGGAGTCTTAGAGGCTGTAGTTGAAGCCGTTAAAGAAATAGGCGCAGATGTTGAAGTAAACCCTGTAGTATGCAATGGACTTGATGAATGCAACAAGACATTGAAAATAATGAAAGCTGGCAAATTGCCAAACAATTTTATAGAAGGCATGGCTTGTGTTGGAGGTTGTATTGGTGGTGCAGGAGTAATAAATAACAACGTAAATCAAGCAAAATTGGCTGTCAATAAATTTGGTGATTCATCTTACCATAAAAACATAAAAGACAGAATCAGCCAATTTGATACTGATGACGTCGATTTTCATGTTGATCACGGTGAAGATGAGTCAAGTGAAACATCGTTTAAAGAAGCTTAG
- a CDS encoding cysteine desulfurase family protein, translating to MEVYLDNSATTKVRREVAEKMVEVMEVEYGNPSSVHRKGYNAEKILSKSREDVAKLLGGASDEVFFTSGGTESNNLAIRGIVHSMKRYGNHLITTKIEHPSVLNVMKQLEEEGFDVTYLNVDKQGYVDLDELKNVINDRTILMSIMAVNNEIGTIEPLDEIAKLKQMKDKFYFHVDGVQAIGKINIDLRNINIDLLSLSGHKMHGPKGIGALYVKKGTKIKPILYGGGQEANLRSGTENMPGIVGLGEACLLINDNFLEYEAKLKTLKRKLYDGIKNEIPDIHLNGPDIDDGAPQILNVSFLGVRGEVLLHALEDKGIYVSTGSACSSHKNTESHVLKAIGLSSEYIEGAIRFSLSVFNTDEEIDYTVDVLKEKVKFLRRYKRR from the coding sequence ATGGAGGTATATCTTGACAATAGCGCCACGACGAAAGTTCGTAGAGAAGTAGCTGAAAAAATGGTTGAAGTAATGGAAGTCGAATATGGCAATCCATCGTCGGTACATCGTAAAGGATATAATGCAGAAAAGATATTGTCTAAGTCAAGAGAAGATGTAGCGAAATTATTGGGGGGTGCATCAGATGAAGTATTTTTCACATCAGGTGGAACTGAATCAAATAATTTGGCTATACGCGGCATTGTACATAGCATGAAGCGATATGGCAATCATCTGATAACCACAAAGATTGAGCATCCATCTGTATTGAATGTCATGAAGCAGCTTGAAGAAGAAGGTTTTGATGTCACTTATCTCAATGTAGATAAACAAGGATATGTAGACTTAGATGAGTTAAAAAATGTCATAAATGACAGGACGATTTTGATGTCTATAATGGCTGTCAACAATGAGATAGGCACTATAGAACCATTGGATGAGATTGCCAAATTAAAACAAATGAAAGATAAATTTTATTTTCATGTTGATGGTGTACAGGCAATTGGAAAAATTAATATTGATTTAAGGAATATTAACATAGACCTTTTGTCTTTAAGCGGCCATAAAATGCATGGGCCAAAGGGCATAGGAGCTCTATACGTAAAAAAAGGGACTAAAATTAAACCTATTTTGTACGGTGGAGGGCAGGAAGCCAATTTAAGGTCAGGAACTGAAAACATGCCAGGCATCGTAGGACTTGGAGAAGCATGTCTATTGATAAATGATAATTTTCTTGAATACGAGGCTAAACTTAAAACATTAAAGAGAAAATTGTACGATGGTATAAAAAACGAGATTCCTGATATTCACTTAAATGGCCCTGACATCGATGATGGTGCACCGCAAATATTAAATGTATCTTTTTTAGGTGTAAGAGGTGAAGTATTGCTTCATGCTTTGGAAGACAAGGGTATATATGTGTCAACTGGTTCTGCTTGTTCATCCCATAAAAATACTGAAAGCCATGTATTAAAGGCTATTGGATTAAGTAGCGAATATATAGAAGGTGCTATTAGGTTTTCCTTAAGTGTATTTAATACAGATGAAGAAATAGATTATACGGTTGATGTATTAAAGGAGAAAGTGAAATTTTTAAGGAGATACAAAAGGAGGTAA
- the thiI gene encoding tRNA uracil 4-sulfurtransferase ThiI has protein sequence MEVILIKYGELALKGDNRAFFENKLVRNIKEALKNFDGVKVEKTHGRIYVETSNNAKEAIDKLKKVFGIVGITIAKKVELDLNAIYDSAIEIMRHHSNKSFKVETRRPNKSFPYESIELSRMIGSEILKNIDGVHVDVHNPDVVLNVEIREKAYLYSDTVDGIGGMPIGTNGKAVVLLSGGIDSPVAAWMMMKRGVKIEAVYFHSPPYTQERAKDKVIDLCKKLSEYGQDVYLHVVNFTDFQLAIYDKCPPKLTTIIMRRMMMRVAENIALKYGAKALITGESLGQVASQTIESLYCTNAVTHMPVFRPLIGMDKSEIVEISKKIGTYDISIRPYEDCCTIFVPKHPIIKPDLDDVIKGEKELDYEQFINSLEIDEIKIKS, from the coding sequence ATGGAAGTTATTCTTATAAAGTATGGTGAGTTAGCTTTAAAAGGCGACAATAGAGCTTTTTTTGAAAATAAACTTGTTAGAAACATTAAAGAAGCTTTAAAAAACTTTGATGGAGTAAAAGTTGAAAAGACACATGGGAGGATATACGTAGAAACAAGCAACAATGCAAAAGAAGCTATTGACAAACTTAAAAAGGTATTTGGAATAGTTGGAATAACAATAGCTAAAAAAGTAGAATTGGACCTTAATGCGATATACGACTCGGCAATTGAGATTATGAGGCATCATTCAAATAAAAGTTTTAAAGTGGAGACTAGGAGACCTAATAAATCATTTCCTTATGAAAGCATTGAATTAAGTAGAATGATTGGAAGTGAAATACTTAAAAACATTGATGGTGTTCATGTTGATGTGCACAATCCTGATGTGGTATTAAATGTGGAAATAAGGGAGAAGGCGTATTTGTACTCTGATACCGTAGATGGAATTGGAGGAATGCCTATAGGCACAAATGGGAAAGCTGTGGTTTTATTATCAGGTGGAATTGATAGCCCCGTCGCAGCATGGATGATGATGAAAAGAGGAGTAAAGATAGAAGCAGTGTATTTTCACAGTCCACCATATACGCAGGAGCGTGCAAAGGACAAAGTAATTGATTTGTGCAAAAAACTTTCAGAGTATGGACAAGATGTATATTTACATGTGGTGAATTTTACAGATTTTCAACTTGCCATATACGATAAGTGTCCTCCAAAATTGACTACTATTATAATGAGAAGAATGATGATGAGAGTCGCAGAAAATATTGCTCTTAAGTACGGTGCAAAAGCGCTTATAACAGGTGAAAGCTTAGGACAAGTTGCCAGCCAAACCATAGAAAGCTTGTACTGCACAAATGCAGTGACACACATGCCAGTGTTTAGACCACTTATAGGAATGGATAAGAGTGAAATTGTAGAGATTTCTAAGAAAATCGGGACGTACGACATATCTATAAGGCCGTATGAAGACTGCTGCACCATATTCGTTCCGAAACATCCTATTATAAAGCCGGATTTAGATGATGTCATTAAAGGCGAAAAAGAATTAGACTATGAACAATTTATTAACAGTCTTGAAATAGATGAGATAAAGATAAAAAGCTAA
- the ychF gene encoding redox-regulated ATPase YchF yields MEIGIVGLPNVGKSTIFNAITQAGAECANYPFCTIEPNVGIVSVPDKRLNELANIVNPQKIIPATIKFVDIAGLVKGASKGEGLGNKFLSHIREVDAILNVVRCFDDSNITHVEGSIDPIRDIEIITLELILADLEVVEKRIAKTSKYAKNDKTAAFELNVLEKIKKTLDDGKPIRTMDFDDEELSFVNQLMLLTSKPVMYAANISEDDLISKSENEYVKKLKDFAKNEKSDVIVISAKIEEELSSLPDEEKYELLSEYGLEEPGLNNIIRHGYSLLGLITFFTAGPKEVRAWTIKRGTKAPQAAGKIHSDFEKGFIRAEVISYKDYVESGGETPAKEKGLMRLEGKDYVVEDGDIIVFRFNV; encoded by the coding sequence ATGGAAATAGGAATAGTTGGTCTACCTAATGTTGGAAAAAGCACGATTTTTAATGCAATAACACAAGCAGGCGCCGAATGTGCAAATTATCCTTTCTGTACGATAGAGCCTAATGTAGGAATCGTATCTGTACCCGATAAAAGACTTAATGAATTAGCAAACATTGTAAATCCTCAAAAGATAATACCTGCCACGATAAAATTTGTCGATATAGCAGGATTGGTAAAGGGTGCCAGCAAAGGCGAAGGCTTAGGCAATAAATTTTTATCACACATAAGAGAAGTTGATGCAATATTAAATGTGGTAAGGTGCTTTGATGATAGCAACATAACTCACGTTGAAGGCAGTATTGATCCAATAAGAGACATCGAAATAATAACGTTAGAGCTTATACTGGCTGATTTGGAAGTTGTTGAAAAGCGAATTGCAAAGACTTCCAAATACGCTAAAAACGATAAAACTGCTGCATTCGAATTGAATGTATTGGAGAAAATCAAAAAGACATTAGATGATGGTAAGCCTATCCGCACAATGGACTTTGATGATGAGGAATTATCCTTTGTAAATCAACTTATGCTTCTTACATCAAAGCCTGTAATGTATGCAGCTAATATATCAGAAGACGATCTTATATCTAAAAGCGAAAATGAGTATGTTAAGAAGCTTAAAGATTTTGCAAAAAATGAGAAATCTGATGTTATTGTAATATCAGCAAAAATAGAAGAAGAACTTTCGTCACTTCCAGATGAAGAAAAATATGAATTGCTTTCCGAATACGGTTTAGAAGAACCTGGATTAAATAACATAATCCGTCATGGGTACTCTCTTTTAGGACTTATTACATTTTTTACAGCAGGTCCAAAGGAAGTAAGAGCCTGGACTATTAAACGAGGTACAAAGGCACCACAGGCTGCCGGAAAAATACACTCAGATTTTGAGAAAGGTTTTATACGTGCTGAAGTAATATCGTATAAAGATTACGTTGAATCAGGTGGAGAAACTCCAGCAAAAGAAAAAGGATTGATGAGGTTAGAAGGAAAAGATTACGTCGTGGAAGATGGCGATATAATAGTATTCAGATTTAACGTATAA
- a CDS encoding YhcN/YlaJ family sporulation lipoprotein — MKNSKKIFSILLALIMALSISLTGCKASKKPSPTRYTPTTPRTTPAPSPGMTTPAPSRVPTTPTPTTPAPTTPTPAKKPVPQSVRAAKIASNVAKLPEVNKATVVISGNTAIVGIDMKASVQGTHETQVKKKVEKTVRYTDKGIKNVSVTSDPDLYTRINNIAKGIAAGRPLSEFTKQITEILKRITPSA; from the coding sequence TTGAAAAATAGCAAAAAAATTTTTTCAATACTTTTAGCATTGATAATGGCATTGTCTATATCTTTGACGGGTTGCAAAGCATCTAAAAAGCCATCACCAACAAGATATACTCCTACGACGCCTAGGACGACACCAGCTCCGTCACCAGGAATGACTACTCCTGCACCGTCAAGAGTGCCGACAACACCAACTCCAACAACACCTGCACCTACTACACCGACTCCAGCGAAAAAGCCGGTTCCGCAAAGCGTTAGAGCAGCAAAAATAGCCAGCAATGTGGCAAAACTTCCTGAAGTAAACAAGGCTACTGTAGTTATATCCGGAAATACTGCTATTGTAGGTATTGACATGAAAGCCAGTGTCCAAGGTACACATGAGACACAGGTTAAGAAAAAAGTAGAGAAGACAGTGAGATATACTGATAAAGGTATAAAGAATGTGTCTGTAACATCTGATCCTGATTTATATACAAGGATAAACAATATAGCAAAAGGAATAGCAGCCGGAAGACCATTATCTGAGTTTACTAAACAGATAACAGAGATACTAAAAAGGATAACGCCAAGTGCATAA
- the yfmF gene encoding EF-P 5-aminopentanol modification-associated protein YfmF has product MSIIKENIASGIELYVNKLNKFKTVTINVYISNKLSDETAKFALLPSVLRRGSFSFKTYKDITKHLEDLYGATFAYSVYKKGERQIAQFKMEIVDSTYLKEDILEESVKFISDILLNPLISNDGFEQTYVQQEKEKQKNIINSRVNEKTKYAVERCIEEMCKDEDYSIYELGNVDDVDKIDEKNLYEYYKKAIKRLPIDIFVVGNVDVDNVKELFNNYFKVERTNVDVIPDTPILRKINKVKYVEDKLDVTQGKLTLGYRTNVNPWDEEYFSLLVLSSVLGGGPFSKLFMNVRERESLAYYAQTRLERFKGLMLIMSGIEIENYEKALEIIQKQVEEIKSGNISDYEIDSAVKALITSFNSIKDSGTQLADFYLSQKLSHTNYSIDDFINKVKKVTINDIVDVSKKLQLDTVYFMTKNEE; this is encoded by the coding sequence ATGTCCATTATAAAGGAAAACATTGCGAGTGGTATTGAACTCTATGTCAATAAACTTAATAAGTTTAAAACGGTAACAATTAATGTGTACATAAGCAATAAATTAAGCGATGAAACGGCAAAATTTGCATTGCTGCCATCAGTTCTAAGGAGAGGGAGCTTTAGCTTTAAAACGTATAAGGATATAACAAAGCATTTAGAAGATCTTTACGGTGCTACGTTTGCTTATTCGGTTTATAAAAAAGGTGAGCGGCAGATTGCACAGTTTAAGATGGAAATTGTAGATAGTACATATTTAAAGGAAGATATATTGGAAGAAAGCGTTAAGTTCATATCAGACATACTTTTGAATCCATTAATATCAAATGATGGTTTTGAACAAACGTATGTGCAACAAGAGAAAGAAAAGCAGAAGAATATTATCAATTCCCGCGTAAATGAAAAGACTAAATACGCCGTTGAAAGGTGTATAGAAGAAATGTGTAAAGACGAAGATTACTCAATTTATGAGCTTGGAAATGTAGATGACGTAGATAAAATAGATGAAAAAAATCTTTATGAGTATTATAAAAAAGCAATTAAAAGGCTTCCAATAGATATATTTGTCGTAGGCAATGTGGATGTAGACAATGTGAAAGAGTTATTCAATAACTATTTTAAAGTAGAGAGAACGAATGTAGATGTGATTCCAGATACGCCTATATTAAGAAAGATCAATAAGGTAAAATATGTAGAAGATAAACTTGATGTTACTCAAGGGAAACTTACTTTAGGATACAGAACAAACGTAAATCCATGGGATGAGGAGTATTTTTCTCTTTTAGTATTAAGCAGCGTTTTGGGAGGAGGACCGTTTTCCAAGCTTTTTATGAATGTTAGAGAAAGAGAAAGCCTTGCATATTATGCACAGACAAGGTTAGAAAGATTTAAAGGATTAATGCTTATAATGTCAGGCATTGAAATTGAAAATTACGAAAAAGCATTGGAGATAATACAAAAGCAAGTAGAGGAGATAAAATCAGGTAATATATCTGATTATGAAATTGATTCCGCTGTGAAAGCTTTGATTACGTCGTTTAATTCAATAAAAGACAGTGGAACACAACTGGCGGATTTTTACTTATCACAAAAACTTTCACATACAAATTACAGTATAGACGATTTTATAAATAAGGTAAAAAAAGTTACAATAAATGATATCGTGGATGTATCTAAAAAGCTGCAATTGGATACTGTCTATTTCATGACAAAAAATGAGGAGTGA
- the yfmH gene encoding EF-P 5-aminopentanol modification-associated protein YfmH translates to MMEIFNDLIKEKMYKYEHESGLNVFVMPKKGFIKQYAMFATHYGSNDREFIIPGESEPTHVPDGIAHFLEHKMFEEESGSVFEEFSKNGASANAYTNFTTTAYLFSCTDNFYSNLRLLLDFVQRPYFTDENVEKEKGIIAQEIRMYDDDPSWRLFFNMLGGLYREHPVKIDIAGTIESISRIDKDILYKCYNTFYHPSNMVLFAVGDVDVDKVAEIVNDSVKKEKRNGEIKRIYPDEPIKINKNYVEQKMSVSMPLFNVGFKDNDIGYGGKRLLKKDITTQICLEILAGRSSDLYEKLYNDGLIDTTFDVEYVGEVDHGYSIIGGQSVDPEAVKKALIAKISSINKVDEGDFYRIKKKILGRFVKSFNSVESIAHNFISYYMKDINILDFTSVIEGITPDDVLNRFKTHFNEDNCVLSVVKP, encoded by the coding sequence ATGATGGAAATATTTAATGACTTGATAAAAGAAAAAATGTACAAATATGAACATGAAAGTGGATTAAATGTCTTCGTAATGCCTAAGAAAGGCTTTATAAAGCAGTATGCCATGTTTGCAACCCATTATGGTTCTAACGATAGAGAATTTATAATTCCTGGTGAAAGTGAACCTACACATGTGCCGGATGGTATTGCACATTTTTTGGAGCATAAAATGTTTGAGGAAGAAAGTGGAAGTGTATTTGAAGAGTTTTCTAAGAATGGGGCTTCTGCAAATGCTTATACGAATTTTACAACTACTGCTTATTTGTTTTCTTGCACAGACAATTTTTACAGCAATTTAAGACTTCTTTTGGATTTTGTCCAAAGGCCTTATTTTACAGATGAAAATGTAGAAAAGGAAAAAGGCATAATAGCTCAAGAAATTCGCATGTACGATGACGATCCGTCTTGGAGGCTCTTTTTCAATATGTTAGGTGGATTGTACCGCGAACATCCTGTAAAAATAGATATTGCAGGTACAATTGAATCTATATCAAGAATTGACAAAGACATCTTGTATAAATGCTACAATACATTTTACCATCCATCAAACATGGTGTTGTTTGCGGTTGGCGATGTGGACGTGGATAAAGTTGCAGAAATCGTAAATGATAGTGTTAAAAAAGAAAAAAGAAATGGAGAGATAAAGCGCATTTATCCTGATGAGCCGATTAAAATAAACAAGAATTACGTGGAACAAAAGATGTCTGTTTCGATGCCGCTATTTAATGTTGGATTTAAAGACAATGACATAGGTTATGGAGGAAAGAGATTACTTAAAAAGGACATAACTACACAGATTTGCTTAGAGATTTTAGCCGGTAGAAGCTCCGACTTGTATGAAAAACTTTATAATGATGGACTTATTGATACAACTTTTGATGTAGAGTACGTAGGTGAAGTAGATCATGGTTACTCTATAATAGGTGGTCAATCTGTAGATCCTGAAGCTGTGAAAAAGGCTCTTATAGCTAAAATTTCATCCATCAATAAAGTGGATGAAGGTGATTTCTATAGAATTAAGAAAAAGATACTTGGCCGATTTGTAAAATCATTTAATTCTGTTGAAAGTATTGCACACAACTTTATATCATACTACATGAAAGACATTAATATCTTGGATTTTACATCTGTTATAGAAGGTATAACTCCTGATGATGTACTAAATAGATTTAAGACGCATTTTAATGAAGATAACTGTGTATTATCTGTTGTAAAGCCATAA
- the mraZ gene encoding division/cell wall cluster transcriptional repressor MraZ has protein sequence MLMGQYEHTIDQKGRVFIPAKFRDELGYKFVLTRGLDNCLFAYSLSEWSNIEAKLKTLPLNRKDARAFTRFFLAGATECEIDKQGRVLIPNILREHAKIEKEVIIIGVSSRVEIWSKEVWMEYSNNIDVSFEDVAEHLDDLNI, from the coding sequence ATGCTGATGGGGCAATATGAACATACAATAGATCAAAAAGGGAGAGTTTTTATACCTGCCAAGTTCAGGGACGAACTGGGGTATAAATTTGTGTTGACGCGAGGGCTTGACAATTGCCTTTTTGCTTACTCATTGTCAGAATGGTCAAATATCGAGGCAAAGCTAAAGACATTGCCACTTAACAGAAAAGATGCCAGAGCATTTACCAGATTTTTCTTAGCAGGTGCCACTGAATGCGAAATAGACAAGCAGGGAAGAGTATTAATACCGAACATCTTGAGAGAACATGCAAAAATTGAGAAAGAAGTCATAATAATTGGGGTATCGTCAAGAGTGGAGATTTGGAGTAAAGAAGTATGGATGGAATATTCAAATAATATTGATGTTTCTTTTGAAGATGTTGCAGAGCATTTAGACGATTTAAACATATAA
- the rsmH gene encoding 16S rRNA (cytosine(1402)-N(4))-methyltransferase RsmH: MDFKHESVLLQETIEYLEIKPDGIYVDGTLGGGGHSYEILRRLDKGKLIAIDRDMDAIKAASIRLKDFNNTTYIHDNYKNIKDILKKCGIESIDGALLDLGVSSYQLDEAQRGFSYMHDAPLDMRMDKESDITAEYVVNNYSEDEIAKVISDYGEELWAKRIAKFIVEERRRKPIKTTFELVDIIKKAIPASKRRTGPHPAKRTFQAIRIEVNEELKGLGDAIADFVDVMNPGGRIAIITFHSLEDRIVKNAYKKLEDPCTCPKNLPCTCGKKPVIKIITKKPIVPSEVEIKVNPRSRSAKLRVAEKLLF; the protein is encoded by the coding sequence ATGGATTTCAAACATGAAAGTGTGTTGTTGCAAGAGACTATTGAATATTTAGAAATTAAACCTGATGGTATTTATGTAGATGGAACTTTAGGCGGTGGCGGTCACTCATATGAGATATTAAGACGGCTTGATAAAGGAAAATTAATCGCAATAGACAGGGACATGGACGCCATAAAAGCTGCATCTATTAGGCTTAAAGACTTCAATAATACAACGTATATTCATGATAATTATAAGAATATAAAAGATATATTAAAAAAATGTGGGATTGAGAGCATAGATGGGGCGTTATTAGACCTTGGCGTATCTTCATATCAATTAGATGAGGCACAAAGGGGATTTTCTTACATGCACGATGCCCCACTTGACATGAGGATGGACAAAGAAAGTGACATTACAGCAGAGTATGTTGTAAACAATTATTCAGAAGATGAAATTGCAAAGGTAATTTCTGATTACGGTGAAGAACTATGGGCTAAACGAATTGCAAAGTTTATCGTTGAAGAGAGAAGGAGAAAACCCATTAAAACTACATTTGAGTTAGTAGACATAATAAAAAAAGCTATACCTGCATCAAAAAGGAGGACAGGACCACATCCTGCCAAAAGAACATTTCAGGCCATAAGGATTGAAGTCAATGAAGAGCTAAAAGGGCTTGGAGATGCTATTGCTGACTTTGTAGATGTAATGAATCCTGGAGGAAGAATAGCAATCATAACATTCCATTCATTGGAAGATCGTATTGTGAAAAATGCGTACAAGAAATTGGAAGATCCGTGTACATGCCCTAAAAATTTGCCATGTACATGTGGAAAAAAACCAGTAATAAAGATAATTACTAAAAAACCTATTGTACCAAGTGAAGTTGAAATAAAAGTAAACCCAAGATCTCGAAGTGCAAAACTAAGAGTTGCAGAAAAGTTGCTGTTCTAA